The nucleotide window CGTAAATTATCGCGTAGATGAAAGTTACAGCCACTACAACCGGGAAGTCCAAGTTTTGGATTGCCTGGACTGCGTAGCTACCCATTCCTGGGAGGCCGAAGACAGTCTCGGTAATTGGAGTTCCTCCCAGTAGACCACCAAACTGTAGCCCCAGGACTGTAACTATAGGGACTAAAGCATTCTTCAAGGCGTGTCTGTAAATTCTCATCTTTGGAACTCCCTTAGCCTTAAGGAACTGAACATAATCTGAGCTTAATGCTTCGAGGAAGCTGTTCCTTACGAACCTCGCAGTAACACCCATTCCAAGGAATCCTAGTGTAAAGCCAGGTAGCCAGAATCTCGCTAGATGCTGTTTGAATAGTTCGAAGTTTCCTCTGAGGAGGGCATCTATCATTGGGATGTGAGTTATAGGCTCTGGGAATGGAGGTACTCCTGCTATGGTCGTTAGCCTGTACTTCACGAAGAATATGTATAGCATCAGGTAACCTAGCCAGAATGCTGGGGTCGATACTCCCAATAGGGCAAATATTCTGACGACAGTATCAATCCAGGAGTTCCTCTTTAGGGCAGATATTATTCCCAGGGGGATTCCAATTATCAATATAAAGAAGAACGCGATAATTGCCAGCTGGAATGTTACTGGAAATCTCTTTCCTATATCAGTCATTACGGGATTTGAAGTTCTCGGATCTATTATTGTGTTCGTTATTAAACCTTTGATTAAAAAGACGTACTGATCGTACCATGGCTCATCTAAATGGTACATCTTCTTTATTAACTCGATAGCTTCCTTTGTCGCCTTTTCTCCACCAGCCCATGCCTTGGCAGGATCTGCTGGTATCTTATAGGCAATTAGAAACACTATTAATGTTACCCCGATTATGGTGGGGATAAATGTGAGAATCCTTCTAATCAAGAACTTCTTTAAATTGGCCATATCTGTCCCTCCTTGCACATTATTGGATCAAATCATCGTCTAAGGGTATACTAAACGCCTAAATAAAAATTTTGGTGTTTAATTATAGCAAGAAAAATTGGGAAAATGGTAAAGAAGGGTAGAAAGGAGGTCAGCTAGTCTCGATGTTAATCTCCTTGAACTCCGTGGCACCGTATAGGAATGGTCCAACCCAGTTGTCTGAGTCTAGGTAGTCTGGCACCCAACCGACTACGTAGACGTCGTAGTCACCCTTCTCTGTCTTTGACAAGTATACTGGCCATTCGTAGCTCTCGACTGTAACCTTGAATCCTAGCTGGCTCCATATGTTCTGAATTAGGGTCATTATCTTCTCACGCTGGGAGTTACCTGCGTTGTAGATGAGCTTAATTGAGTACTTGCTTGGATCAATTCCTGCTTCTTGCAACATTTGCTTGGCCTTTGCGATGTTGTAGTTGTACTTGATTATTCCGTATTCAGTGTAGCCTGGCCATGGCTTTGGTATTGGACCCCAGTTGGGCTCGAGCAAGTTGTTGTAAACTACCTTGGCTATCTGGTCGTACGGTATTGCATAGGCTAGCGCCTGCCTAACTTTGACGTCATTGAATGGCTCCTTCTGCGTGTTGAAGACTATGAATGTAAGCACTGGTAGGAGTATATCGGTCTTCACTATTATCTCATAGTTGTCCTTGGTAACTCCTTTAACGTCCTCTATCTTGTCAGTTGGGATCGCCGCTACATCTGCAGTTCCAGTAGTAAGTAGCTGAACTCTAGCCACGGCATCGCTGTTGATTATGTAAATGACTCTCTTGTGGCCTGGGTTGTCGGTTGCGTTCCAGTAGTATGGGTTGTACTCGAGGACTATGTAGCTGTTCTCCTGGTAATCCTTGACGTAGAATGGTCCAGTTCCAACTGGGTACTTGTGCATTAACTGGTGGGTTGCATCGTTTGCACCCTTCTGCACATAATCCTTCCAAGCGTCTGGGTTCTTACCATAGTTGCTGGCCTTTAGGGCCTCTTCATACTTATCTCCAAGGAGGTACTCCATTGGAACTACGCTCAAGAATGGATCAGCGACTACGTTGAGAATTGCAGCGTATGGGTGTGGTAGTACTAACTTGAAGACTCCTGCAGTTTCGCCCTTGTATCCGAAGAAGTCCAGTAATTCTTGTAGTGACTTGACCTCAGTTGTCTTCCCGTGGTATTCTGCAACTAGTGGATGGCTCTTTAAGTATTCATTGAACTCCTCTTCGGTTAAGGCTTGTGAAGCTGAAACGTTCATGAACGTTTTTACCATCCAGCTGACTGAGTGTCCTAATCTAGCAACACGCCAGAACGTGAAGAGTACATCTGTAGCATCGATTGGATAAGTCTTGTCGTGCCATGGATCATAGGCCTTTACTCCTCCCCTAATTACGAAGTACCACTCGGTACCTTCCTTATTGTGGGCCCAAGCCACAGCTAAATCAGGAGAAACTTCCTTGGTATTCTCCTTCCAATAAGTAACCAAGGTGTCACCAATCTCGTGCCATATCTCCCATCCGAAGGTCTCGTAGGTCCATGCTGGGTCAAAGCTCTCTGGCCATCCAAATGTTGCTATAACGTACGTTTCTGGATCGTTGTTGTAGTCTCCAACACCTGTTGGGACAACTGGGGCGTTCTTGTCCTCCCATAGTAGGTCGTATCTCTCTGCAAGTGTTGGGTGGTAGTATCTTCCCTTAACCCAGCTCCAGTAGACACGGAGTTGCCTGTTCTGACCTAGGATGACCTCTGGGACGTAATAGTTTCCTAGGATGTAAAGTGCCTTAAATATCTCGGTTCTTATCTCCGGGTTTGTCTCTCTTCTTGCGGCGATAACGAGGGCATCAACGTTAGTGTCCCTGAAGAATGCTGGATTTATCGCACCAAAACCTTGACCCTCTTCCATTAACTTCTTAACTGAAGGTGTCTTTTGCTCATCAACAACATATGTGATCCTGATGACTTTCTTTCCACTTGGTATTTTAACCGTTGGCTC belongs to Pyrococcus abyssi GE5 and includes:
- a CDS encoding ABC transporter permease, whose product is MANLKKFLIRRILTFIPTIIGVTLIVFLIAYKIPADPAKAWAGGEKATKEAIELIKKMYHLDEPWYDQYVFLIKGLITNTIIDPRTSNPVMTDIGKRFPVTFQLAIIAFFFILIIGIPLGIISALKRNSWIDTVVRIFALLGVSTPAFWLGYLMLYIFFVKYRLTTIAGVPPFPEPITHIPMIDALLRGNFELFKQHLARFWLPGFTLGFLGMGVTARFVRNSFLEALSSDYVQFLKAKGVPKMRIYRHALKNALVPIVTVLGLQFGGLLGGTPITETVFGLPGMGSYAVQAIQNLDFPVVVAVTFIYAIIYVTINLIVDILYAVIDPRVRY
- a CDS encoding ABC transporter substrate-binding protein; translation: MNRALLSLLLVGVLVLGTVASGCIGGGTQTQSPTQTASPTQTQTTTQPQGVTKAILELGKVTVVDTGTSIVVVGPKGAEPTVKIPSGKKVIRITYVVDEQKTPSVKKLMEEGQGFGAINPAFFRDTNVDALVIAARRETNPEIRTEIFKALYILGNYYVPEVILGQNRQLRVYWSWVKGRYYHPTLAERYDLLWEDKNAPVVPTGVGDYNNDPETYVIATFGWPESFDPAWTYETFGWEIWHEIGDTLVTYWKENTKEVSPDLAVAWAHNKEGTEWYFVIRGGVKAYDPWHDKTYPIDATDVLFTFWRVARLGHSVSWMVKTFMNVSASQALTEEEFNEYLKSHPLVAEYHGKTTEVKSLQELLDFFGYKGETAGVFKLVLPHPYAAILNVVADPFLSVVPMEYLLGDKYEEALKASNYGKNPDAWKDYVQKGANDATHQLMHKYPVGTGPFYVKDYQENSYIVLEYNPYYWNATDNPGHKRVIYIINSDAVARVQLLTTGTADVAAIPTDKIEDVKGVTKDNYEIIVKTDILLPVLTFIVFNTQKEPFNDVKVRQALAYAIPYDQIAKVVYNNLLEPNWGPIPKPWPGYTEYGIIKYNYNIAKAKQMLQEAGIDPSKYSIKLIYNAGNSQREKIMTLIQNIWSQLGFKVTVESYEWPVYLSKTEKGDYDVYVVGWVPDYLDSDNWVGPFLYGATEFKEINIETS